In Meiothermus ruber DSM 1279, the following proteins share a genomic window:
- the ribD gene encoding bifunctional diaminohydroxyphosphoribosylaminopyrimidine deaminase/5-amino-6-(5-phosphoribosylamino)uracil reductase RibD, with translation MLEHSLQCALDERYLRRALQLAERGRGHTHPNPLVGAVLVKNGRIVGEGYHPRAGEPHAEVFALHQAGEEAQGATLYVSLEPCDHHGRTPPCSLALLEAGVGRVVVAARDPNPKAQGGLERLRSAGVAVELGLLEAEARAQNEVFFHALRRRRPFVLWKAALSLDGQVATRSGHAAWVSNALSRRVAQGYRQWLPAVMVGVGTVLADDPQLTVREPDFRAFPHLLEPPPLRDPLKVVLDTEARTPPGARLFAPGPRGEPARVAVLVGAGAPAARIRVLERHGATVVELPREGGRVSLEAALAWLWEQGVDGVLLEGGPTLAGALLRKGWVDKVALFLAPKLVGEGRGALLGFAAGRMDEALGLETRRLELLEGDIWLEAYPVWR, from the coding sequence GTGCTTGAACATTCTTTGCAGTGCGCCCTGGATGAGCGCTATCTACGAAGAGCCCTACAACTAGCGGAAAGAGGCCGGGGCCACACCCATCCCAACCCCCTGGTGGGCGCGGTGCTGGTTAAGAACGGCCGCATCGTGGGGGAAGGATACCACCCCCGGGCTGGGGAACCCCACGCCGAGGTTTTCGCTTTGCACCAGGCAGGGGAAGAAGCCCAGGGGGCCACCCTTTACGTAAGCCTGGAGCCCTGCGACCACCACGGACGCACCCCCCCGTGCTCCCTGGCCCTCCTCGAGGCCGGTGTCGGCCGGGTGGTGGTGGCAGCCCGCGACCCGAACCCGAAGGCCCAGGGGGGCCTGGAGCGGCTGCGCTCGGCCGGGGTGGCGGTGGAGCTAGGGTTGCTCGAGGCCGAGGCCCGGGCCCAGAACGAGGTGTTTTTCCACGCCCTGCGGCGGCGGCGCCCCTTCGTGCTCTGGAAGGCCGCGCTCAGCCTGGACGGGCAGGTGGCTACCCGGAGCGGCCACGCCGCCTGGGTATCCAACGCCCTCTCCCGCCGGGTGGCCCAGGGTTACCGCCAGTGGCTGCCGGCGGTGATGGTGGGCGTGGGCACCGTGCTGGCGGACGATCCGCAGCTCACCGTGCGCGAGCCCGACTTCCGGGCCTTTCCCCACCTGCTCGAGCCGCCCCCCCTGCGCGACCCCCTCAAGGTGGTGCTGGACACCGAGGCCCGCACCCCACCGGGGGCCCGGCTGTTCGCACCGGGCCCCAGGGGTGAGCCCGCGCGGGTGGCGGTGCTGGTGGGTGCAGGTGCTCCCGCCGCCCGGATTCGCGTCCTCGAGCGGCACGGGGCCACCGTGGTCGAGCTGCCCCGGGAGGGGGGCCGGGTGAGCCTGGAGGCCGCGCTGGCCTGGCTCTGGGAGCAGGGCGTGGACGGGGTGCTGCTGGAAGGCGGCCCCACCCTGGCCGGGGCCCTGCTGCGGAAAGGGTGGGTGGACAAGGTGGCCCTGTTCCTGGCGCCCAAGCTGGTAGGAGAGGGGCGGGGGGCCCTGCTGGGCTTCGCCGCCGGGCGCATGGACGAAGCGCTGGGCCTCGAGACCCGGCGGCTGGAGCTTCTGGAAGGGGATATCTGGCTGGAGGCCTATCCGGTCTGGCGCTGA
- a CDS encoding GGDEF domain-containing protein, which translates to MSLEPLLLRLLLLHEAVVGYGSLDFNGVLQRAKHAAEWIFEDGKLEVVRPEAAIGLPARGRVPGGYGAYFPGPPEPLYLRLAYPKIDDATELRIAALFVDHLLAALEGAGYREELERQARIDWLTGLGSRRFLERRLQEGLGEGWGLALLDLDGLKQVNDTQGHLAGDRLLKALAESLRRYALEAYRLAGDEFVVVLSREDIPRLHRALEGFAVSYGVSWAEEAQGEALLALADARMYQQKRSRGRDR; encoded by the coding sequence GTGAGCCTCGAGCCCCTCCTCCTACGCCTGCTGCTGCTGCACGAGGCAGTGGTGGGTTATGGCAGCCTGGATTTTAACGGGGTTCTGCAGCGCGCAAAGCATGCAGCAGAATGGATTTTTGAAGATGGTAAGCTGGAAGTGGTGCGCCCTGAAGCAGCTATAGGCCTTCCAGCGCGCGGGAGGGTGCCGGGGGGCTATGGGGCCTACTTCCCCGGCCCACCGGAGCCGCTGTACCTGCGCCTGGCATACCCAAAGATAGATGACGCCACCGAACTGCGCATAGCGGCCCTTTTTGTTGACCATCTGCTGGCAGCCCTGGAAGGGGCGGGCTACCGCGAGGAACTCGAGCGCCAGGCCCGCATCGACTGGCTCACCGGGCTGGGCAGCCGGCGTTTCCTCGAGCGGCGGCTGCAAGAGGGTCTTGGCGAGGGATGGGGTCTGGCCCTGCTGGATCTGGACGGACTTAAACAGGTCAACGATACGCAAGGTCACCTGGCCGGGGATCGCCTTCTAAAGGCACTGGCTGAGAGCTTGCGCCGCTACGCCCTCGAGGCCTACCGCCTGGCAGGGGACGAGTTCGTCGTGGTGCTGAGCCGGGAGGATATTCCACGGCTTCACCGCGCCCTGGAGGGCTTCGCTGTGAGCTATGGGGTGTCCTGGGCCGAAGAAGCACAGGGCGAAGCCCTGCTGGCGCTGGCCGATGCGCGGATGTACCAGCAAAAGCGCTCCAGGGGGAGGGATCGGTGA
- a CDS encoding carboxymuconolactone decarboxylase family protein, whose protein sequence is MEHIDQEIAEELGFGLVPNVFAYAQSSELKAALWKAFRHVVLRGLLPRTVKEMMGVLVSRARGSSYAAEVHLHALMVQGTETALLEALRRGEVPSGLPGKVQALLAFAHKAATAPDPGLLAGLRQAGLSEAEVQEAVAVVGLFALVNTWTDLLEIPVDPL, encoded by the coding sequence ATGGAGCACATCGACCAGGAGATCGCGGAGGAACTGGGCTTTGGTCTGGTGCCCAATGTCTTTGCCTATGCGCAAAGCTCCGAACTAAAAGCGGCCTTATGGAAGGCTTTCCGCCACGTGGTGCTACGAGGGCTGCTGCCCCGAACAGTCAAGGAGATGATGGGGGTGCTCGTCTCGCGGGCCAGGGGTTCGAGCTACGCCGCCGAGGTGCACCTCCACGCCTTGATGGTGCAGGGCACCGAGACCGCGCTGCTGGAGGCGCTGCGGCGTGGGGAGGTGCCTTCGGGCCTGCCGGGTAAGGTACAGGCCTTGCTGGCTTTCGCCCACAAAGCGGCCACGGCCCCCGATCCAGGGCTGCTGGCGGGCCTGCGCCAAGCCGGGCTGAGCGAGGCTGAGGTGCAGGAGGCGGTAGCGGTGGTGGGGCTTTTTGCGCTGGTCAACACCTGGACTGATCTGCTTGAGATTCCTGTAGACCCCCTGTGA
- a CDS encoding riboflavin synthase, with protein sequence MFSGIVEETGVIREAREMGGLRRLFIEAQRALEGTRLGDSVAVSGVCLTVVELGSEGFAVELAQETLRRTARRWEVGQRVNLERALALGDRLGGHLVTGHVDGRARVVRINREMGAWDVWLEVPQELTRYIAPKGSVALDGVSLTVAGVEGNRFWVTLIPHTLEVTTLKELAEGDEVNLEVDLLARYLERLVSTTGVSTTGGRDAQLDS encoded by the coding sequence ATGTTTAGTGGAATTGTCGAGGAAACAGGGGTGATCCGCGAGGCCCGCGAGATGGGTGGTTTGCGGCGGCTTTTCATCGAGGCCCAGCGGGCGCTGGAGGGCACCAGGCTCGGGGATTCGGTGGCGGTTTCGGGCGTCTGCTTGACCGTGGTGGAGCTGGGTTCAGAAGGCTTTGCCGTGGAACTGGCCCAGGAGACCCTCCGCCGGACAGCCCGGCGCTGGGAGGTGGGGCAGCGGGTCAACCTCGAGCGCGCCCTGGCGCTGGGCGACCGGCTGGGCGGGCACCTTGTCACGGGCCACGTGGACGGGCGGGCCCGGGTGGTGCGGATCAACCGCGAGATGGGGGCCTGGGACGTCTGGCTCGAGGTGCCGCAGGAACTCACCCGCTACATCGCCCCCAAGGGCTCGGTGGCCCTGGACGGGGTCTCGCTGACGGTGGCCGGCGTCGAGGGCAACCGCTTCTGGGTGACGCTGATCCCCCACACCCTGGAGGTCACCACCCTAAAGGAGCTGGCAGAGGGGGACGAGGTGAACCTCGAGGTCGACCTGCTGGCCCGCTACCTGGAGCGTCTGGTGAGCACAACAGGAGTGAGCACAACAGGAGGACGCGATGCTCAGCTCGATTCCTGA
- the ribH gene encoding 6,7-dimethyl-8-ribityllumazine synthase, producing MKRVQTLLSARDVRIAFVVSRFNERVTRALLDGALEAYTRLGGNLEEAWTVWVPGSFELPLAAKKLAQRPEVDGVVALGAVIRGETPHFEYVSAQAASGLMQAMLASEKPIAFGVLTTDTSEQAEARAGGKAGNKGVEALYSAVEMVQLLRALQTPS from the coding sequence ATGAAGCGTGTTCAAACCCTCCTCTCGGCCCGCGATGTTCGGATAGCCTTCGTAGTAAGCCGTTTCAACGAGCGCGTTACCCGGGCGCTGCTGGATGGGGCGCTCGAGGCCTATACCCGCCTCGGAGGCAACCTCGAGGAGGCCTGGACGGTCTGGGTGCCGGGTTCCTTCGAACTCCCTCTAGCGGCTAAAAAGCTAGCCCAGCGCCCCGAGGTGGACGGGGTCGTGGCCTTGGGGGCGGTCATCCGTGGGGAAACCCCACACTTTGAGTACGTCAGTGCCCAGGCTGCCAGCGGCTTGATGCAGGCCATGCTTGCCAGCGAAAAGCCCATCGCCTTCGGCGTGCTCACCACCGATACCTCCGAACAGGCCGAGGCCCGGGCCGGGGGTAAGGCCGGCAACAAGGGGGTGGAGGCGCTGTACAGCGCCGTGGAGATGGTGCAGCTCTTACGGGCTTTACAAACCCCTAGCTGA